From Toxotes jaculatrix isolate fToxJac2 chromosome 1, fToxJac2.pri, whole genome shotgun sequence, a single genomic window includes:
- the fgf7 gene encoding fibroblast growth factor 7 produces the protein MRKWMLTWNLQNLFPGLYLHAIFLFGSVCVVYSDCTPEQLAAIMNCSKHERHTRNYDYMEGGDVRIRQLFSRTQWFLTIDEKGNINGTQDATDCYSILEIRTVSEGGILAIKGVKSQRYISMSKAGVLQGMDTYNENCNFKEVFLENYFNAYSSVKWTKNGKEMFIALSQKGRPMRGKKTRREHIASHFIPMKCREEERRVD, from the exons ATGCGCAAATGGATGCTGACATGGAACCTTCAAAATCTGTTCCCGGGACTGTACCTGCATGCAATCTTCCTgtttggcagtgtgtgtgtggtctacAGTGACTGCACTCCAGAGCAACTTGCCGCCATCATGAACTGCTCCAAACATGAGCGCCACACCAGGAACTACGACTACATGGAGGGAGGAGATGTGCGTATCCGACAGCTGTTCAGCCGCACGCAGTGGTTCCTAACAATTGATGAGAAAGGCAATATCAATGGGACTCAAGATGCCACCGACTGCTACA GTATCCTGGAGATCAGGACAGTGTCTGAGGGGGGCATACTGGCCATCAAAGGTGTGAAGAGTCAGCGTTACATCTCTATGAGCAAGGCTGGAGTGCTGCAAGGCATG GATACCTACAATGAAAACTGCAACTTCAAGGAGGTTTTCCTAGAAAACTACTTCAATGCTTACTCCTCTGTAAAGTGGACTAAAAATGGCAAAGAAATGTTCATAGCCCTCTCTCAGAAGGGAAGGCCAATGCGAGGGAAGAAGACCAGGAGGGAGCATATCGCATCTCACTTCATCCCTATGAaatgcagggaggaggagaggagggtggacTGA